The following coding sequences lie in one Pelecanus crispus isolate bPelCri1 chromosome 27, bPelCri1.pri, whole genome shotgun sequence genomic window:
- the PGLS gene encoding 6-phosphogluconolactonase, whose amino-acid sequence MAGAAPRRVSVFPSPQELGPALAQLVAERAAGAGGRFSLGLSGGSLVGILARHLPPAAAAGPAAPARWLVAFCDERLVPAEHPESTAGAYGAQLLPRLPAPGPRVLALTPGLPPAAAAADYAAQLRQAFPGEDVPVFDLLVLGVGPDGHTCSLFPGHPLLQEKEKIVAAITDSPKPPPERITLTLPVLNAARMVVFVATGEGKAAVLKRILEGDEENPLPAARVQPHSGQLRWFLDESAAKELTIPVEKHSVL is encoded by the exons atggccggcgccgcgccccgccgcgtCTCGGTGTTCCCCTCGCCGCAGGAGCTGGGCCCGGCCCTGGCGCAGCTGGTGGccgagcgggcggcgggggccggcggccgctTCTCGCTGGGCCTCTCGGGAGGGAGCCTGGTGGGGATCCTCGCCCGGCacctgccccccgccgccgccgcaggccccgccgcgccggcccgcTGGCTGGTGGCCTTCTGCGACGAGCGGCTGGTGCCGGCCGAGCACCCGGAGAGCACGGCCGGGGCCTACGGG GCCCAGCTCCTGCCGCGGCTGCCCGCCCCCGGGCCGCGGGTGCTGGCCCTcacccccgggctgccccccgccgccgccgccgctgacTACGCCGCGCAGCTCCGCCAG GCTTTCCCGGGTGAGGACGTGCCCGTCTTCGACTTGCTGGTGCTGGGGGTCGGGCCGGACGGGCACACCTGCTCCCTCTTCCCCGGCCACCCCCTGCTGCAG gagaaagagaaaatagttGCTGCTATTACCGACTCTCCGAAGCCGCCGCCGGAGCGAATAACGTTAACCCTGCCGGTGCTGAACGCCGCGCGGATGGTCGTGTTTGTGGCTACGGGGGAAGGCAAAGCTGCCGTTTTAAAG cGCATTTTGGAAGGCGACGAGGAAAATCCCCTTCCTGCTGCTCGCGTCCAGCCTCACTCCGGGCAACTGCGCTGGTTCCTGGACGAGTCGGCGGCCAAGGAGCTGACCATCCCCGTCGAGAAACATTCTGTCTTGTAG
- the SLC27A1 gene encoding long-chain fatty acid transport protein 1, with protein sequence MHPAGVCAASLGSLGLLRFLGAPWSWSLAASLGVCLGSGGWRLLRLVFRTAPRDLFGLSVLLRVKYKLRKHQKAKSTVPKMFQDVVRRHPDKVALIYEATGEQWTFRRLDEYSNAVANYFYQQGFRLGDVIAIFMESRPEFVGLWLGMAKIGIEAALINFNLRLDSLVYCVTTSGAKAMIFGGELSLAISEVNGMLGKNMAKFCSGDYNPEVVPVETRHLDPLLSTASKSPPTQIPVKGLDDRLFYIYTSGTTGMPKAAIVVHSRYYRIAAFGYYAYKMRPEDVLYNCLPLYHSAGNIMGVGQCLIHGLTVVIRKKFSASRFWDDCMKYRCTIIQYIGEICRYLLNQPVRESETQHCVRLAVGNGLRPTIWEDFTKRFRVKQIGEFYGATECNCSIANLDGKVGACGFNSRILPNVYPIRLVKVNEDTMELIRDSSGLCIPCRPGEPGLLVGQINQRDPLRRFDGYVSESATNKKIAYNVLRKGDQAYLSGDVLVMDELGYMYFRDRSGDTFRWRGENVSTTEVEGMLSHILNQTDAAVYGVEVPGVEGKAGMAAIADPKAKVNPNVLYQELQKVLPPYARPVFLRLLPQVDTTGTFKIQKTRLQREGFDPHQTSDRLYFLDLKLGKYVPLDECLYERICSGKAAL encoded by the exons ATGCACCCGGCGGGGGTCTGCGCCGCctccctgggctccctgggccTGCTGCGCTTCCTCGGTGCTCCCTGGTCCTGGAGCTTGGCCGCCTCGCTGGGCGTCTGCCTGGGCAGCGGGGGATGGCGGCTGCTGCGGCTGGTCTTCAGGACGGCTCCGCGGGACCTCTT CGGCCTCTCAGTGCTGTTACGAGTCAAGTACAAGTTGCGAAAGCATCAAAAAGCCAAAAGCACCGTCCCCAAGATGTTCCAGGATGTTGTCCGCAGGCACCCCGACAAAGTGGCACTGATTTACGAGGCCACTGGTGAGCAGTGGACCTTCAGGAGGCTGGACGAGTACTCCAACGCCGTGGCTAACTACTTCTACCAGCAAGGCTTCCGGCTGGGGGACGTCATTGCCATCTTCATGGAGAGCCGCCCCGAGTTTGTTGGCCTCTGGCTAGGGATGGCGAAAATCGGCATCGAAGCGGCTCTAATCAACTTCAATTTGCGCTTGGATTCTCTGGTTTACTGCGTGACGACTTCTGGTGCGAAAGCCATGATCTTCGGAGGGGAGCTGTCTTTGG CAATATCTGAAGTGAATGGGATGTTGGGGAAGAACATGGCGAAGTTCTGCTCCGGTGACTACAACCCAGAGGTTGTTCCTGTGGAGACCAGACATCTTGATCCTCTTCTGAGCACCGCATCGAAATCGCCCCCGACTCAGATTCCAGTCAAAGGCTTAGATG ATCGGCTCTTCTATATCTACACTTCAGGAACAACAGGAATGCCCAAAGCTGCCATTGTGGTGCACAGCAG GTATTACCGTATCGCTGCCTTTGGTTACTATGCCTACAAAATGCGCCCGGAGGACGTCCTCTACAACTGCCTCCCGCTCTATCATTCCGCAG GTAACATCATGGGAGTTGGCCAGTGCCTAATCCACGGCCTCACCGTGGTGATCAGGAAGAAGTTCTCGGCCAGTCGCTTCTGGGACGACTGCATGAAATACAGATGCACG ATTATTCAGTATATCGGGGAAATCTGCAGGTATCTTCTGAATCAGCCGGTCCGAGAGTCAGAAACCCAACACTGCGTGCGGCTGGCAGTGGGCAATGGTTTGAGACCCACCATCTGGGAGGACTTCACAAAGCGCTTCCGAGTTAAGCAGATCGGAGAGTTCTATGGAGCCACGGAGTGCAACTGCAGCATTGCCAACTTGGATGGAaag GTTGGTGCCTGTGGTTTCAACAGTCGGATTTTGCCCAATGTTTATCCCATTCGGTTGGTGAAGGTAAATGAAGACACGATGGAGCTGATCCGGGATTCCAGTGGGCTGTGTATCCCCTGTCGCCCAG GAGAGCCGGGATTGCTCGTCGGTCAGATAAATCAACGGGATCCCCTGCGGCGGTTCGACGGCTACGTCAGCGAGAGTGCCACCAACAAGAAGATCGCTTACAACGTCCTTCGGAAAGGGGACCAGGCGTACCTTTCAG GAGACGTGTTGGTGATGGACGAACTCGGTTACATGTACTTCAGAGATCGCAGCGGGGACACCTTCCGATGGCGAGGAGAGAACGTCTCCACCACGGAGGTGGAGGGAATGTTGAGTCACATCCTCAACCAGACGGATGCTGCGGTGTACGGAGTGGAAGTACCAG GGGTGGAGGGCAAAGCTGGGATGGCGGCGATCGCAGATCCCAAAGCTAAAGTCAACCCCAACGTCCTGtaccaggagctgcagaaggtGCTGCCTCCCTACGCCCGGCCCGTCTTTCTCCGGCTCCTACCCCAGGTTGACACCACAG GTACGTTTAAGATTCAGAAAACCCGCTTACAGAGGGAAGGATTCGACCCCCACCAAACCTCCGATCGCTTGTATTTTCTGGATCTAAAGTTGGGAAAATACGTTCCTCTGGATGAATGCCTTTATGAAAGGATTTGTTCTGGAAAAGCCGCTTTATGA
- the NXNL1 gene encoding nucleoredoxin-like protein 1 has translation MAALFTGKVLMANRERDEVETERELGRALENKVLLLYFASGQCPRCRQFSPLLKDFFLRLTDEFYVERASQLVLVYVSRDETEEQQSAFLRSMPKRWLAVPFGDAFQRELELRFAVSEVPAVVVLKPNGEVIVGNAVEEIRRMGVACFRNWQEAAELVDRNFLLAEDFDDWTRRSITDPIRRLKYKLDKKTKNKGKKEEGEESS, from the exons ATGGCCGCCCTCTTCACCGGGAAGGTCCTGATGGCCAACCGGGAGCGGGACGAGGTGGAGACGGAGCGGGAGCTGGGCCGAGCGCTGGAGAACAAGGTGCTGCTGCTCTACTTCGCATCCGGGCAGTGCCCGCGCTGCCGGCAGTTCTCCCCGCTCCTCAAGGATTTCTTCCTGCGCCTGACCGACGAGTTTTACGTGGAACGAGCTTCGCAGCTGGTCCTGGTGTACGTGTCCCGGGACGAGACGGAGGAGCAGCAGAGCGCTTTCCTGAGGAGCATGCCGAAACGCTGGCTGGCCGTACCCTTCGGGGACGCCTTCCAAAG ggagctggagctgcgGTTTGCCGTGTCCGAGGTGCCCGCCGTGGTGGTGCTGAAGCCGAACGGGGAGGTAATCGTTGGAAACGCCGTGGAAGAGATCCGGCGCATGGGTGTCGCTTGCTTCCGAAACTGGCAGGAGGCTGCCGAGCTGGTAGACAGAAATTTTCTCTTGGCAGAGGATTTTGATGACTGGACCAGGAGAAGCATCACCGACCCCATCCGCCGCCTCAAGTACAAGCTGGACAAGAAGACGAAGaacaagggaaagaaagaggaaggtgaagaaTCTTCTTAG